The Benincasa hispida cultivar B227 unplaced genomic scaffold, ASM972705v1 Contig506, whole genome shotgun sequence genomic sequence ATGATGCAAGTACGGATTTCAATATTAAAATAGTTGAAACCTATAATCTTTTTACCTTCAAGCTAACTAGTCTTTGTGGAGCCTTATGCTGTGTCCTTTTCTGATCCTTGACCATACTAAAAGTAGATTGGTCTCTACCATTGCATTTCTGACTCACAGCAATCCTCCCTATTGCATTCTCCTTTCCAGCTACTGCTGTTTTGCGTCTTCCTGTTCCATCTAAACCTTCCTTTTTCTTCGGCTTTAAGCAAGTGTTTTGATAGTCTCTTCGCTGTACTAGAGAAGCTTTTGGACGAAGTATCTGGTTGAAGAACAAGGAAGGTAAGTACATCTCCCTAATATTGCAGAGAAGTTTGCACATTCACTGACAGATTAAATTTTTCAATACCATTTCTCTAACAGAAAATTCATTGCAAGAGAACCTTAAATTGAGTTGAGAAAATTAACAAATTGAGTTGAGAAAATTAGCTTTGCAATATAGATATCTCAATCTCAAATTGTAACAAGTTCTCACCTTTGGTTTTGCAGCCTCAAGATGGGTGGCCTTAGCATTATAGAGTTTACCAATCCTCCTTGAGTTGGAACTCGCATCCTCCACATGAATCTTTAATGTGCTTGAGAAAAGACTTGAAACTTTGGACTTGTTCATTGATGCATGAGTCATCCTGGAAAAGCTTCCAACACCTTGAGTGCTTTTCAAGTGATGTTCTGATGTTTTGGTGATACTTTTAGCACCAAAACCAGGATTCAAAGAGGAGGATATGCTTGAATTACTCGAAGAAGAGTTATGGCCGCTTGACTGTCTTTGACAGTTATTAACTTCCAATCTAGACGCTTGTCTGGTGACGCAGCTTTTCCTGAGACTTCTCCTCATATCTGACAAAAGTTTACTAGAACTGCTGAATGGTTGACTTGTTACCGCCGTTGGCTTATGTTGTTGTCGATGGCCAGTACCAGTTATGATTGTGCTGCCTGTTCTGCTATCAGCTGACTCCTTTCCCTCTGAACTCGAACCTATAACTGAAACATTTGGAATGACATTTTCAATAAAACAGCTTGCGTAAGGAACCTAACTTGAATTTGAACTCAAGATTCCTTTTGAGTTTGTAAAGCTCGATTTAAGGTTCAGTTTAGTGGTTGATCCTGAAATTAGCTTCTCACCTACAATATGCTTGTCCATTACAAAACCCTGACAACTGCCTTTGCACTTCTTGTCGTCAAAATCTTTCCCTCTTGATCTTGAGACAGAATTAGGAAGATTCGAAGAAGACACTGATAATTCAAAATCTAAAGTCTTTCCCTCCTCATAAAGCTGAGAAAATGCTGATTTTAGATCATGAGAGGAACTTTGGTGGACCCTGATATGTGTACAAgtaattttaagaaaaacacAATATATATTTCACATCTATCTGTAAATGGAAAACCTATATGGGTGCTTACGGGTGGTGTGTATAGAACCATTTATCATCACTGCAATCAAAGTAAAAGCATATGAGGAATTAGTATGatgaataattaaaaagaaaatcatgGTATTGAATGCATACAAATCTTAGACATGTACCATGACCAATTATATCAGGTACTCACATGTTCTGATTGTAGGGCTTCCCTTCTAAGGTGAGATCAACCCACATGGGTGCTTCAATTTCTTCCTGACTCAAGCAGAAATTACACACCAACAAAATGCTTCATCATATACcacttctttttattattataaattttgaaaaatcacgAACAAACTTCACCTTAGTTTTATAATCTAATATCAAAATAAGTGTTTAAAACATAggcaaaatttaaaatctaaggCAAGGAGTTTCTGCATCTTTCATTCATTTTCGAAAACTAGCTAAGATTTCAGAAgtatgtaaaaagaaaaatgaaaaaccagaccccaaaaaaaaaagtatataacaatcccaaaaacaaaaagaataaataaagattaaacATCAGACATGAACATCATCTCTCTGAACATTTTGATTCTCAATCTAAAATTCTGAATCATTAAAATGAAGCAATTCCCAAACATTTAGGCATTACTTTCTCCCCTCGTTTTTCAAGCACaataaaaaggaagagaaacatgatatatgaaatatataggATAATTTGATGAACAGAAAACCACATAGTATTAACCAATTACTCAAGAAACTTTGGGGTCAAAATTAAAACCTGGAAATAATCAATCAAATTTCGATCTCCAAGAAACCTCAAGACAAAATAGGAAagaaatacaaacaaagaacagaaataatattaacaaattaaaacaaaaatgtgAAAGAGCAGACGACGAATGAGAAAACCAGATGCAAAATCATGCCTTTTAAACAAGGAGggaaaatcaaagaaaattagataaaaatgaAATCAATGAACGAGACGAGTACCAGGAAAGCCAATATCATTGGACTTGTATGCATCATTTTTGGAGGCAGAAATTCTTCTGGAATTGAAGAAACTCGCAAACCAAAATCGATTTACTGTGTGTTGGAGGTTCCTGAAAGCTTAAATACCTCCATTTATAGGCCAACGTTGATTTGATCGAAACCCTGTCAGCTTCGAATAAAATGAATGGCGCGcgtatgaaaataaaaaaaacttgcaGAGGTTCTGTGCGTTGGAATGAACGGTGTAGATGTTTTTAGGAAGTGTCGGcataaaaataacatttttgaCCGTTGGAAATTTCAAATAGCTTTGGAGAGGACGCAAAATTACTGTATTGCATAATTTACCggttttacttttttatttcaGTTAATTACACTCTAAACTACCTATATTTATTCTTTTCTCAAGTTTTAAAAAAGTGTCCTAAAATTTTATGaagttttattgtatttatttgtttCATAAAGTTTTAAAAGTGTCTAAAAAGGTTTAccaaatttttaagttttgtgttttaatatatctttgaatttttttcgagaaaaatagatttttgaatttttaatttagtatCTATTAAGGTTTTGATATATTGGAGTTGAACAATTATACTAATTTGGTTCTCTTGtgctttgaaaataaattactaattcattataaataaaattcagTTCTACACAGAAATTATCCCCTTTATATGTTCATAGAAGAATAAcaaatcattaaatggttaaCATTAACACGTTTAGTCCTATAAAAATCATgattaaaactaaaaacaaacaattttgtcAAGGATTTAGAGGTTAATGACttgctttgaaaaaaaaaattgttgattacTTGGTTGAAccttgttaatttttttatttttctattaataaATTATCATTAAAAATCTATATGAATAAACGAAAACTtctgtactaaaaaaaaagtcttaactttcttttctattttctttaaataatttatcatcTTTCGTATATTCTTTTTATTcctaattgattttctaaatttaaaataatttagtgaACTTTTTAATCCCGCAAATGGTAGGTTAACATATTgtagtttaaaaaaaacaatgtaaaaattttgattttatt encodes the following:
- the LOC120069558 gene encoding uncharacterized protein LOC120069558 isoform X2, whose product is MWVDLTLEGKPYNQNIDDKWFYTHHPVHQSSSHDLKSAFSQLYEEGKTLDFELSVSSSNLPNSVSRSRGKDFDDKKCKGSCQGFVMDKHIVVIGSSSEGKESADSRTGSTIITGTGHRQQHKPTAVTSQPFSSSSKLLSDMRRSLRKSCVTRQASRLEVNNCQRQSSGHNSSSSNSSISSSLNPGFGAKSITKTSEHHLKSTQGVGSFSRMTHASMNKSKVSSLFSSTLKIHVEDASSNSRRIGKLYNAKATHLEAAKPKILRPKASLVQRRDYQNTCLKPKKKEGLDGTGRRKTAVAGKENAIGRIAVSQKCNGRDQSTFSMVKDQKRTQHKAPQRLVSLKAKNCHPSEGKNLENGSKNRVYFR
- the LOC120069558 gene encoding uncharacterized protein LOC120069558 isoform X1, whose product is MWVDLTLEGKPYNQNIDDKWFYTHHPVHQSSSHDLKSAFSQLYEEGKTLDFELSVSSSNLPNSVSRSRGKDFDDKKCKGSCQGFVMDKHIVVIGSSSEGKESADSRTGSTIITGTGHRQQHKPTAVTSQPFSSSSKLLSDMRRSLRKSCVTRQASRLEVNNCQRQSSGHNSSSSNSSISSSLNPGFGAKSITKTSEHHLKSTQGVGSFSRMTHASMNKSKVSSLFSSTLKIHVEDASSNSRRIGKLYNAKATHLEAAKPKILRPKASLVQRRDYQNTCLKPKKKEGLDGTGRRKTAVAGKENAIGRIAVSQKCNGRDQSTFSMVKDQKRTQHKAPQRLVSLKQQAKNCHPSEGKNLENGSKNRVYFR